Proteins encoded by one window of Anopheles maculipalpis chromosome 2RL, idAnoMacuDA_375_x, whole genome shotgun sequence:
- the LOC126559279 gene encoding peroxynitrite isomerase THAP4-like — MSKIHEALKPIQWLIGTWESVTAKGHYPTIKDFTYNEIIKFESVGQPLLNYEANSRHPVSGAPMHLERGFLRIKPGTNQVAFMVAHNFGLAVLEEGEATEQGLNLVSKAVDRMSFGKDPAVKAIEKRYRLNADGTLEIQTDMQTDSTPMTNHLNVVYKRCE, encoded by the coding sequence ATGTCTAAAATACACGAAGCACTCAAACCCATCCAGTGGCTCATTGGAACCTGGGAATCGGTGACCGCCAAGGGACATTACCCTACGATTAAAGATTTTACCTACAACGAGATCATTAAGTTCGAATCAGTGGGTCAACCGTTGCTCAACTACGAAGCAAACTCACGGCATCCCGTATCCGGTGCACCGATGCACCTGGAACGAGGCTTTCTACGCATTAAACCGGGCACAAACCAGGTTGCGTTCATGGTAGCACACAACTTCGGCCTGGCAGTGCTGGAGGAAGGTGAAGCAACGGAACAAGGGCTTAATCTGGTGTCGAAAGCTGTTGACCGTATGTCTTTCGGCAAAGATCCGGCTGTTAAAGCGATCGAGAAACGATATCGTTTGAATGCCGACGGTACGCTGGAGATTCAAACGGACATGCAGACGGATAGCACACCGATGACAAACCACCTGAATGTTGTGTACAAGAGATGCGAATGA
- the LOC126557481 gene encoding poly(A) RNA polymerase gld-2 homolog A-like, which produces MGRTKVRKTSFSNRPKITTTLSSNMNVKLGTYHARMDGTEQPRNSFRLNGYYGNGSNTAAWSQQVRLSNQPPEDHLPHPNPLRSHMRYFEQQVLQNDGVATSGKKAPNTTEYKYTVDFLNNIRHHMCFTRKHERTRSYGERIPERRVDPEQSNHTFANLLRYYGYHNYWLMFKFGYIYQKELLYRRKPEVWMPHIRGESDGARRGWATEQELSNTSYAQYTQVQKKAYGKSTVHLSTNDTQNESLESEENSNWESTSSNLAPSSPRNSPQELSTTIPYDTVATEDPLSKSIWQMFLANKQSDATFAKKMRLWEMLYNSFQQMASWLPKYELYLMGSTISGFGTDSSDMDMCIVDIDGPMYCDSRTEALNNLLRVKSFIESMSTSANFEHLDLIRAKVPILRFRQVQENIDIDLSINNRVGIRNTHLLHCYAQLDLRVRPLIMVIKLWAQHHNLNDPINSTMSSYSLVLMVLNFLQCGVTPAVVPCLHKTYPEKFVQERYNSNLLERIDPHESENKDTLGELLLKFYKYYAEFDYANYAISVRTGTTLPIAECRWNGSENLGIRSYLFIEEPFNRTNTGKSVHNRYVFQQIKAAFAASWKMLEENETLSILFGKPLFTSSSIPSTSSYF; this is translated from the exons atgGGAAGAACCAAGGTAAGAAAAACATCCTTCTCCAATCGTCCCAAGATTACAACCACGTTGTCTTCTAATATGAATGTGAAACTCGGAACGTACCATGCAAGAATGGATGGAACCGAACAGCCAAGAAACTCGTTTAGATTGAACGGATATTATGGAAATGGCTCGAATACTGCCGCCTGGAGCCAGCAGGTTAGATTATCGAATCAGCCGCCCGAAGATCATCTACCGCATCCAAATCCCTTACGTTCACATATGCGCTACTTCGAACAGCAAGTGCTTCAAAACGATGGCGTCGCTACTAGCGGAAAGAAGGCGCCAAACACAACAGAATACAAGTATACGgtcgattttttaaacaacatcCGTCACCACATGTGCTTCACACGCAAACACGAACGCACTAGAAGCTACGGAGAACGCATCCCTGAGAGACGGGTCGATCCTGAGCAATCGAATCATACGTTCGCTAATCTGCTTCGGTACTATGGCTATCACAACTATTGGCTGATGTTCAAGTTTGGCTACATCTATCAGAAGGAGCTGCTGTATAGACGTAAACCCGAAGTATGGATGCCTCATATACGCGGTGAGTCGGATGGCGCTCGTCGTGGTTGGGCAACGGAACAAGAACTAAGCAACACATCGTACGCACAGTATACAcaggtgcaaaaaaaagcttatggGAAGTCCACCGTTCATCTGTCTACCAATGATACGCAGAACGAAAGTCTCGAAAGCGAAGAGAATTCCAACTGGGAAAGTACTTCGTCCAATCTTGCTCCTTCATCACCTCGTAATAGTCCGCAAGAATTAAGTACAACCATTCCGTATGATACCGTTGCCACCGAGGATCCTCTATCGAAAAGCATTTGGCAAATGTTTCTGGCCAACAAGCAATCCGACGCCACGTTTGCGAAAAAGATGCGCCTGTGGGAAATGCTATACAACAGCTTCCAGCAAATGGCTTCCTGGTTGCCAAAGTACGAGCTCTACCTGATGGGAAGCACCATTTCTGGGTTCGGGACGGATAGTTCCGACATGGACATGTGCATCGTAGACATCGATGGTCCTATGTACTGTGATTCGCGAACCGAAGCACTAAACAATCTGCTGCGGGTGAAAAGCTTCATCGAATCGATGTCCACGTCCGCTAACTTTGAGCATCTGGATTTGATAAGGGCAAAGGTGCCAATATTGCGGTTTCGCCAAGTGCAGGAAAATATCGATATCGATCTGAGCATTAACAATCGTGTCGGTATACGAAATACTCATTTGCTACACTGCTACGCTCaat TGGACTTGCGTGTACGGCCCTTGATTATGGTGATAAAGCTGTGGGCTCAACATCACAATCTGAATGATCCGATCAACTCCACGATGTCCAGCTATTCGTTAGTGCTAATGGTGCTCAATTTCCTGCAGTGCGGTGTCACGCCTGCGGTAGTACCGTGTCTGCATAAGACTTATCCGGAAAAGTTTGTC CAAGAACGTTATAATAGCAATTTGCTCGAACGCATCGATCCGCACGAATCGGAAAACAAGGACACTCTTGGAGAATTGTTGCTCAAGTTTTACAAATATTATGCTGAGTTTGA TTACGCCAACTACGCTATTTCGGTTAGAACGGGAACAACTTTACCGATTGCTGAGTGTAGGTGGAATGGCAGCGAAAATCTTGGTATCCGTAGCTATCTCTTCATCGAAG AGCCATTCAATCGTACCAACACCGGAAAATCCGTCCACAATCGTTATGTGTTTCAGCAGATAAAGGCCGCTTTTGCCGCGTCCTGGAAAATGTTGGAGGAGAACGAAACGTTAAGCATCCTGTTTGGGAAACCGCTATTTACCTCCTCTTCGATTCCATCCACAAGCAGTTACttttaa